The proteins below are encoded in one region of Pseudomonas putida S13.1.2:
- a CDS encoding PLP-dependent aminotransferase family protein, with translation MTNLLLYQRIAQQLADDIRRGVYQPGERVPSVRKMSAQLNVSHATVLQAYANLEDQGLIRARPQSGYYVHQTPALTAQTPDIARVERPGLVTRASIIQQVLTEARRDGVFPFGAAVPHVDYLPVRALHQQIAKVTRFHSPRAFSYMFSPGFEPLRRQIAIRMRDAGVLVDPREVIVTHGCVDALQMSLRVLTRPGDLIAAESPTYYGLLQLADLLGLKVIEIPSDPSTGISLEALQLAANQWSIKALVLTARLSNPLGGTVPEERQKQLLRLASDFDIQIVEDDIYGELMFEQGKTKALKAFDRLDRVIYCSSFSKTLSPGVRVGWMIAGRYQDEIQRLQTFTTHSACSVTQMGVAAYLENGGYDRHLRYIRQEYRKNLSAYQLAVQQHFPEGTQMTRPTGGFILWISLPGRVNTQELHVRALEQGISIAPGLIFSNTEQFNHCIRLNCGIPWNKEAERAVITLGLLAQQLCREPSLTLL, from the coding sequence ATGACCAACCTGCTGCTGTACCAGCGTATCGCCCAGCAACTGGCCGATGACATCCGTCGCGGTGTCTACCAGCCAGGCGAGCGGGTACCCTCCGTGCGCAAGATGAGTGCCCAGCTCAATGTCAGCCATGCAACGGTGCTGCAGGCCTATGCCAACCTCGAGGACCAGGGGCTGATCCGCGCGCGGCCGCAATCGGGCTACTACGTGCACCAGACGCCGGCCCTGACCGCGCAAACCCCGGACATTGCCCGGGTGGAGCGCCCCGGCCTGGTCACCCGCGCCAGCATCATCCAGCAAGTGCTGACCGAGGCGCGCCGTGACGGCGTGTTCCCGTTCGGCGCTGCGGTGCCGCATGTAGACTACCTGCCGGTCCGTGCCCTGCATCAGCAAATTGCCAAGGTCACCCGCTTTCACAGCCCGCGCGCGTTCAGCTACATGTTCAGCCCCGGCTTTGAGCCGTTGCGCCGGCAGATCGCCATTCGCATGCGCGATGCCGGGGTGCTGGTCGACCCCCGTGAAGTGATCGTGACCCATGGCTGCGTCGATGCCCTGCAAATGTCACTGCGCGTGCTGACCCGCCCAGGCGACCTGATCGCTGCCGAGTCGCCGACGTATTACGGCTTGCTGCAACTGGCCGACCTGCTGGGCCTGAAAGTGATTGAAATCCCCAGCGACCCGTCCACCGGGATCAGCCTTGAAGCCTTGCAACTGGCGGCCAACCAGTGGTCGATCAAGGCCCTGGTACTGACTGCCCGCCTGAGCAACCCGTTGGGCGGCACTGTTCCGGAAGAACGGCAAAAGCAGCTGCTGCGCCTGGCATCGGACTTTGACATCCAGATCGTCGAGGACGACATCTACGGCGAGTTGATGTTCGAGCAAGGCAAGACCAAGGCGCTGAAGGCATTCGACCGGCTGGACCGGGTGATCTACTGTTCAAGCTTCTCCAAGACCCTGTCCCCCGGTGTGCGCGTAGGCTGGATGATCGCTGGGCGCTATCAGGACGAAATTCAGCGCCTGCAGACCTTTACCACTCATTCGGCCTGCAGCGTGACGCAGATGGGGGTGGCGGCCTACCTGGAAAATGGCGGTTACGACCGGCACCTGCGTTACATCCGTCAGGAGTATCGCAAGAACCTCAGCGCCTATCAGTTGGCGGTGCAGCAGCACTTCCCCGAGGGCACCCAGATGACTCGGCCGACGGGCGGTTTCATCCTTTGGATAAGCCTGCCGGGGCGGGTCAATACCCAGGAGCTGCATGTGCGGGCGCTGGAGCAGGGCATCAGCATTGCGCCGGGGCTGATATTCAGTAACACAGAACAGTTCAACCACTGCATCCGTCTTAATTGCGGCATCCCGTGGAACAAGGAGGCCGAGCGGGCAGTGATTACGCTTGGTTTGCTGGCTCAGCAGTTGTGCAGGGAGCCTTCGCTCACACTTTTGTAA
- a CDS encoding YkgJ family cysteine cluster protein, whose amino-acid sequence MNCREGCGACCIAPSITSAMPRMPNGKPAGERCLYLTAANLCDLFGKPERPAVCGGFKADVEVCGSDRDEAIRILGWWEQMTAA is encoded by the coding sequence ATGAACTGCCGTGAGGGTTGTGGTGCCTGCTGCATCGCCCCGTCCATCACTTCTGCGATGCCGCGCATGCCCAATGGCAAGCCGGCTGGCGAGCGCTGCCTGTACCTGACGGCTGCCAACCTTTGCGACCTGTTTGGCAAGCCCGAGCGGCCGGCGGTATGTGGCGGCTTCAAGGCGGATGTCGAGGTGTGCGGCAGTGACCGTGACGAGGCAATCAGGATTCTTGGCTGGTGGGAGCAGATGACGGCGGCGTGA
- a CDS encoding START domain-containing protein, translating into MRSFKRIALLCGVGVLLSPAAWAENWQVAKDEEGIKVSLSEVAGSKYKAYQGVTVIKAPLAKVQALQEDVVGACAWIHECKSQKLLKHDGDQSWTYTQFNTPWPVTPRDSILHVTTVKGADGSLVRNLKEDPTYLPEEKGFVRVAKVEGFWKLVPKGDSTEVTYQVHTEPGGSVPAMVANKFVVDAPFNTLKGLRERAEKN; encoded by the coding sequence ATGAGATCGTTCAAGCGTATTGCACTGCTGTGTGGCGTGGGTGTTCTGCTGTCGCCTGCGGCCTGGGCCGAAAACTGGCAGGTGGCCAAGGACGAGGAGGGGATCAAGGTATCCCTCAGCGAAGTGGCGGGCTCCAAGTACAAGGCTTATCAGGGTGTCACCGTGATCAAGGCGCCGCTGGCCAAGGTGCAGGCCTTGCAGGAAGACGTGGTCGGGGCCTGCGCATGGATTCACGAGTGCAAGTCGCAGAAGCTGCTCAAGCATGACGGCGACCAGAGCTGGACCTACACCCAGTTCAATACACCATGGCCGGTAACGCCGCGAGATTCGATTCTGCACGTGACTACTGTCAAGGGAGCGGACGGCAGCCTGGTGCGTAACCTGAAGGAAGACCCGACCTATCTACCGGAAGAGAAGGGCTTTGTGCGGGTAGCCAAGGTTGAGGGCTTCTGGAAGCTGGTGCCCAAGGGCGACAGTACAGAGGTGACCTACCAGGTGCACACAGAGCCGGGTGGTAGCGTGCCGGCGATGGTGGCCAACAAGTTCGTGGTGGACGCGCCGTTCAATACCCTGAAAGGCTTGCGGGAGCGGGCTGAGAAAAACTGA